The DNA window TCGCGATGTCGGTCGTGTCAGACATGCCGGGCATCATAGGGTAGATGAGCAAGGCAGATGCGATCAGCGTTCAAATCCACGTCCTGCTTGGGGATCGGGCTCACGGCGTCCACCATGGACGGCGGCGATGTAGAACATCGCCAATAGCGCCCCGAACACCAGTGTAAAAACGCCGACGCGAGGCACCTGCATCCATTGAAAGATCTTCTCGAAGGTCTCGATTGGTTGTGTGAAGACTTCCCAGCTGTTGAGCCTGGCGTAGCGGCCGAGGGCGACACCGAAACTTGCGAGCAGGAATATCCAACCCGCCAGCGCCAGCGACATCAGCCGCCCCCCGCGACGGGCGATGGAGCGCTCTACGAGCCGCATCGCAGTGAATGCGGTGAGCAGCCCGTTTACGACGATCGAGGACAGGAGCAGGAAGTCGAACCATTCCGGCGACGACTGGGGGGCCATCGCCGGTAGCAGTTTGTCGAGCCAGGCCGGCAGGATCTCGGGGCTGGGGCCGTATTGGGGACTGAGGTGGATCATCTCCGTGATCAGGTAGGGTGCGTTGGGGAAGAACAGAAGCCAGACGCCGGCCAGGAGAATCAGAAGCAGTCGGTTGATTCGCGGTCGGCGGCAGAGGTGGTAGATGCCCAGGGCCGGCGCGACCGGAAGCCAGGCTAAAAACAGATCCCAGACGAGCGAGAGATGTCCGACCTGACGGGTAGCCGCGAGGCGCGCCGCCAGCAGCGACATCGACAGACCCGAGCACCCGATGACGGCAAGCCAGTAGAGAACGGGGAACCCGGTCGCGCTGTGAATTCGATCACCCATCGATGGGTAGGTCTTGCCGGAACGACTGTTCATGCGACGACTTTAACACGCTTGCTTTGCATTGCAAAGTGTCTTGAGGAAGAGGCGTGGCTGGCAAACGTTGGTTCACTTCGCAGGCAGCGACGCAGGTCGAGTCGCAGCGGGTTGAGGGATCGGCGACGTCGTGAACGAAAGGACGGCTTGTTGCGTTCGCCCCATCAGGACAGCCTTGGCTTCGTCGGCTGACGACAGTTTAGCGCTGGCGATCCCGTCGGCGACATCGTTGTAGGCGCTGGCCATCGCGGCGGCCATCTCGTTGGCCGATGCCGACGACGCGTCGAGCCCGACGTGCCGGGCGCGATCGACTTTCCATTGGCTGCCCACCTTGCGAAGCTGAATCGAGCCCAGCCCCTGACCGATCGTCGCCACCTCGCCGTTCACCGTTTCGGGTGCCGAGTCAATGTTCCGTGCCATGACGGCATAGTGGTCGCGGGCTCGCGGATAGGCGAGCACTGAACGGGGATCACCAAACTTCTCGGCGGCGACTTTCTCAAGCCGGGCATAGGCGGCGTTGACCTTCGCCATGACGAGCAACTGCTGCAGCGACGCGTCGTCGCCGGTGCTGACGGCGGAAATCGTGTCGGCGTCGCTGGTGTTCATCGCGGTAACAAACGCCTTGGCGGCGGCCCGGGGGGAAGCCGTCGTGGCAGGGCCGCGGTCACATCCGGCCGTGGCCGATAACACGAGTGCCACCCCAAGTCGCCAGGCCAAGGGCCTGAACAGGTTCGCGCTTCCAATTCTGAACATTACGTATAACCGTTGCATCAGGACCTCTCCACGCGGCCGGGTGAAAGACCGCAATGGCTGTCACTATAGGCGTTTGTGCGGAATCAAACGAGAAGTCAGAGAACGCTTCGCGGTGAAAACAGAATCATACTTCGTCACCAAACTTCACGAAGTTTTTATCGTCCTACTATTGGCAGGCGAGCGTAAAGGAAGGGTCGAAGCGGAGATGGAATCTCCTGGTGCCGTGCAAGGTGCCGACCCCTTCCGAAGCGACCCGCCTCCCGAGGAGTGAGTGGGCTAAACCCCTCAAGGCCATGATTAAGGTCAAGCACCTGATGGATGCTCTGGAACCCGATGACGGGCAACGCCTGTGGGTCGAGGCCGTCGGCCTTGCCCGGGATCTTCGCGAATGGTGCAAGGTCGACCATGTGCTATCACACCTCGGGCCGTCGGCGAATCTGACGGACTGGTTTGAGAAGCACCCCGACGGGTACGACTACTTCCGCACCCGCTATCACGAGGCGCTCGCCAAGAGTCCGTACAAGGTTGCGCTGCAACATCTGGCGAAAGCAGCGATTGATGAGAACTTCACCCTGCTGCATACCGGCGACGATCCGAGCCAGAACGCGGCTTCGGCGCTTCACGAGTTTCTCAGTGAGTTGCGGGCATGGTCCCCCAAGCAGGAGGGCTGAGCGCGTCCGGCTTCGTCGGGGGCTTCGCCAAACTTGACACATGCAAGCGGCCGTAGGCTCTACGGCCGCTTTCTTTTGTCGCGAGACCCTGCCGAGGGCCGTGAATCACCGATTCTCAATTGGCAATTCGTCCCCCTGTTCCTACACTTCCGGACCCGAACCGAAAGGATATCTACATGGACCTCCGCCAGCTCGGCAACAGTAATGTCAGCGTTTCACCGGTGACCTTTGGTGCCTGGGCAATTGGCGGATGGATGTGGGGCGGGTCTGAGGAACAGGACTCGATTGCCGCCATTCAGGCGAGCATTGACGCTGGTGTCACCTCGATCGACACCGCCGCGATCTACGGGCAGGGGCACAGCGAAGAGCTCGTCGCCAAGGCAATCAAGGGCCGCCGCGATAAGGTGCAGATCCTGACCAAGTGCGGCATGCGCTGGGACGACGCCCGCGGTTCCGATCCCTGGGCAACGCTGAACAACCAGGGCCGGGCGATCACCGTCACGCGCAACAGCAAGGCCGATAGCATCGCGCACGAGTGCGAACAGAGCCTGCGCCGGCTCGGCGTCGACGTAATCGACGTCTACCAGATCCACTGGCCGGACCTGACGACGCCGATCGACGAATCGATCGAAGCGATGTACAAGCTGCAGAAGGCCGGCAAGGTTCGGGCGATCGGTGTCAGCAATTACAACCTCAAGCAGATCTCAACCGCCGACAGCTGGCTCAAGGAACACGGCTCGGTGCTCGCGAGTCATCAGCCGCCGTACAGTGTGATCAATCGGGGGATCGAGAAGGAGATTCTTGCATACTGTCGGCAGATGAACGTTGGCATCGTCTGTTATTCGCCGATGGAACGCGGACTACTCACCGGCAAGTACGGCCCCGACCACAAGTTCCCCGCCGGCGATCACCGGAACAACTACAAGGCATTTAAGCCTGACGTACGCAAGTCGGTGGCGGCAGCGTTGGCGCAGGTCAAGTCCATCGCCGACCGACATAAGGCGAGTTTCGCACAGCTGATCGTGAACTGGACCTTCAGCGAACCGGGGATTACCGCCGCTCTGGTCGGCGCACGCAACGCCGAGCAGGCGGTTCACAATGCCGGTGCGATGGCGTTCCGGCTTAGCGATGTCGAACGCCAGCAGATCCGCGCCGCATTTTCCCCTGCCGCCGAGCTCATGGGTGGCGATGGCGCACCAGCCCGTCCCGGCGCGCAGACCTGACGTCCAGCGCCGCGACCGAGCGACTGGTCTACTGTTGATCCCATCTTCTCAGTGCGCCGGGGGCGGCACGTCGCCATTTACCAGATAAGGGCTCCTTCATCTCGAATTCAGGCCCGGCTCAGTCCGGCACGCAATCATCTGGCGGTCAAGAGACAAGGAGACCGCCCATGACAACCCTTACCGACATCTCCAGCACGGCCGCCAAACCCGCAAGCGAGGAAGGTGCCGTCTGTCACACCCGCCAGGCCGTCGCCGACATCAGCTCCGCTGTGAAGGCCGACGCTCAGGAACTCCGCTATCTCGCCGAGGACTATGTGATCGAGCACCCGCTTCGCGTCGTTGGTCTCGGCATCGGGCTGGGCTTTCTGCTCGGCGTCATCTGGACTCGTTAAAGATTTGATTTCAAACCCCATGTCTTACGCTTCAAGGAGCTATCGTATGCGCAAGCTATTCCCATTCGTGTTGTGCGGCGCTTTTCTGGCAGTTCCCGCCATTTCGGGCTGCGATCGAACCGTCTCGAAGGAAACCGAGACCGTGAAATCCACCGATGGAACATCGAAGACGACCGAAAAGAAGGTGACCGAGCAGCCGGACGGAACCCTCAAGGAAACCACGACCGAGAAGAAGGTCGAAAAGTAAATTCAACACGCGGAGTTGAAAACGAGAACGGGCGGATCAATAAGCTTGATCCGCCCGTTTCTTTATACCTGTCGTCAGCACCGAAATCGCGCGGACGGCGCGGGGCTACTCCTTTTTGGGCGATTCGGCGGCAGCGCCGGGTTGTTTTGCGGCGAGCCACTTTTCCAGGACCGGGATCACGCGGTTCTCGCGTTCCGCCCCAGCCTTGTCGCCGGACTTCTCACAGGCTTCTTTCAGCAGTTGATGAGCCGTCAGGTCATAGGGGTCGATGTAGATGGCCTGCAGGCCGTACTTGGCGGCTTCCGCCCACTTCTCCTGCCGGCCGTAGATGCGTGCGATCTGCTTGGCGTAGCGGTTGTCCTTGATCTCCACCTTGTGCAGGATTTCCAGGTGCGCGATCGCTCGATCGTATTGCTTGGTGAACAGGTAAAGCCCGGCCAGCCGGGTGTGCGGCAGGGCGTCGACCGGGCGAAGGAACAGCACCTTTTCCCACAGCGGAATCGCTGCCTTGGGATCGGTCTTCATCATCGCTTCGGCCTGCTCGCGCACGGAGTCGTACTTCTTGCTGGTCTCTTCGTCATAGCCCCAGCCCTCGACCTGCTGATCGCACCAGACGAGGAAGTCCTTGTAGAAGTCGTCGAGCGGCTTCCCGGTGACGGCGGGGAAGACGTCTTCCATCCGGCCGGCATTCTTGAACATCTCGAGCATCTTCAGGATCGCGCCGTGGCCGTAGGTGTCCTGAACGTACTTGCACACCCAGTACGACTGGGCATAGGCCAGCGCGCGGTCGGTCGGCTTTTTCGGGCGAACGAACCCCCAGGTGAGGTTCTCCATCGTGAACAATTCGCGGTCGCGAACCGCCTTGTTCAGCATGGGGACCCATTCCCATCGCATTGGCGTTCGTTCTTCGAGGACGGCCAGTCCCTCGGTCATCCAGTGCTGAATGCGGTTGTCGGTCGCGGCCAGGGTGACGGTGTGGGTGTACTCGTGCCGCAACACTTGTGCCCAGTTGAAGGGCTCCATATTGCTGCCGCCCTTACGCGGACTGACCAGAGCGATGACCCGCCCGGTGCTGGCACCCACGGTGCCGATCCAGGGTGACCCGGTTGTCCGAACGCTGAACGCGGCATGCGACGGAAAGATTTCGATGAACGTCTTCACCGGCGGGGCGCACTTGTATTCGCCGGCCACGTCGGCGTGGATGCTCTCGAGATACTGCGGCAGGTATTCACCGAGGATCGGATCCTTCGTTTCGTCAAAGATCAGTACGAAGTGCTCGGATTCGATCCGCTTGTACGAATCCATGTCGTTCAGCAGCTTTAGGTAGTTCGTGGTCTCCAGGTTGAACGGGTCCAGTTCCCTGGCCGACTTGATTACCGCGTGGGCCTCGGCTTCGTCGCCGGACTGGGTGTAGAGCAGCCCCAGGCCGTTCCATGCCGCGGTCCACCAGGGGGCTCGGGCGATCGCCACTTTGTACTTCGCTGCTGCCCGCGGGTACTGCCGCATCGCCGACAATTGCTCGGCGACTTCGAGATATGCACTGGCGTTGTTGTTGCCGACGTCAACGGCATCCACCTGCGCCAGGATCTGCTCGGCCTTGTCTTCCTCGAGCTGCAGGGCGTAGGTCGCGGCAAGCAGGCCAAGTGCCTCCATGTTCCGCGGCTGGGCGCTGATGACCCGCTGAATGGGCGTCTCGGCATCCTTGGGCAGCCGCTGGTGCATCAGGTTGCGGCCTTCCAGCAGATCGGCGGTGACGGAGTCTGGGTCAAACTTCCGCAACGCCGAGATGGCCGCATCGCAGCGGTTAAAGTCGAACATCGCCAGCGAAATCTGACCGGCCAGCCGAAGCGCGCGGACGTCCTGAGGGTTGGCGTTCAACGCCAGGCCCAGTTCTCCCATCGCCTGCTTCTTGTCGTCCCGTTCGGCGAAGTACTCGGCCGCCGCGACATGGGCGGGCCACCAGTCTGCGTCGATTTCCTTTGCTTTGACGAACGTGTTCAGGATTTGCCGCGGCAGTTCCTTGTTGTTGCGGTACTTCTCGTTAAGCGTTGCCCATCGATCGACCGACCGACCAAGCCAGGTGACTTTTTCGGCGTCGTCGAACTCGGGGATCGATTGCTTCGCGGTCCATTTGGCCCAGAACTCGCCGGGCGCATCGACAAACCAGGCGTAAAATGTCTTGGCCGATTCGGTGTCCCCGAGCCGTTCGGAGACTTCACCCGCCCAATAGTGACCGCCCCAGGAGTCGGGGTATTGCTTGAGGTGGGACCGCAGCACCTTGATCGCGTCGTCGGCACGGCCGGCTTCGGCGAGGATCTCGGCGTGCAGTAACTGCACGCGCGGGTGCGCCGACAGTTCGATCTGCTCCTTGCCGAAGGGAACTTTCGTCGTCTCCGTCAGGGCCTTGATGGCGTCTTCCGTGCGGCCGGTCACGGCCAGTGCCTTACCCTTGCAGAGTGCGATGATGACCAGTTGCTCTGGCTTGGGGTTGGCGATCCTGCGGAGCGTGAGCAATGCCGTCTTGTATCGACCCGAATGCACCTGCGCCTTGGCCTTGTCGAAGTCGTCGAAGTATGCGGGGTACTTCAGCGGCGGCAGGTCTTCAGTCATCGCCTGTTCGACCCATCGCACCGGGGCGGATTCGCGGACGAAGTCGTGTGCAGGCAAAGGCCGGGGGCAGACCACGACACCACCGACGGCGGCCAAAAGTGCGGATCGAACCAGGCGCGAATTGCGAAGCGTGGGCATGTAGATGACCTCGGCTGAAACGACGGCAAGAGCGAAGCGGGCCGACCTATTGAACAGTTACGCGCGGCGGAGGCAAGAGTTGCGAGCCACACCGCGATGTCGGGATATTCCAGAGCAGGCTTCCCGCCTGTCCGGCCGCATGACACCGCAGGGCAATCGCATGTGCCCATTGTGGTGCAGGCTTTAGCCTGCATCCGAGCATGTGCAGGCTGAAGCCCGCACCACAAACGCCACCGCGCATATTCTAGTCAGGCACATGCGATTGCCCTGCATGACACCGCCAGGCAGGAGGCTCGACACTTTCAAGTATCCCGAGCGTACGTATCATACGCCCACTGCGGTCACGAATGTTCGGTGAAATACGACAGCTTATCGGCAACTCTGAAGCCTTTCCCGTTCTGAAGAACTGGACGTTCTTTAACCATGCCGGTGTTTGCCCGCTGCCGGCGGCGGCGGCCGACGCATTCCGTAAGTACGCGGGGCAGGCCGAGGAGCGGGCTTACCTCTTCACCGGCTGGTATCAGGACATCGAGAAGCTTCGGCACATCGCCGCCGAACTGATCGGCGCTCACCGGGACGAGATCGCGTTCATCAAGAACACCAGCGAAGGCCTGAGTATCGTCGCCAACGGGATCGACTGGCAGTGGGGCGACCGCATCGTCACGACCGCCGTGGAGTATCCGGCAAACGTCTATCCCTGGATGGAGCAGGTACGTAATCGCGGCGTGAAGCTGGTGACAGTGCCGGAGATCGACGACGAGAACGGTCGGCGTTGCGTGCCGGTCGATCGTATCCTCCAGGAAGCCGCCGATGAGCGCACCCGCATCGTCTCGCTGTCCCACGTCGAATATGCCAGCGGACAACGGCACGATCTGACAAAGATCGGCGAGTTCTGCCGTGCCAACAACAAGCTGTTCTGCGTCGACGCGATACAGACCGTCGGCGCGCTTCCGGTGGACGTCAAGGCGATGAAGATCGACTACCTCTCGGCCGACGGGCACAAGTGGATGCTCGGCCCCGAGGGTGCCGGCATCTTCTACTGCCGCAAAGAACTTATCGAACGCACCCGCCCGATCATGGTCGGCTGGATGAATGTGGTCGATGCGCAGAACTACGGCGATATCAACTACACCCTGCGTTCGGATGCCCAGCGATTCGAATGCGGGACGTACAACGTTCCGGGGCTGCTTTCGCTGAAGGCGGCGCTGGAGCTGATTCAAACGGCGCGGCTCGGCCATGTCGCGCAGCGAATCCGTGAATTGACAGATCTGATGATCGAAATGCTTTCCAAGAAGGGTTATCAGATTGTGTCGCCGCGCGACAAATGGCAGTGGAGCGGCATTGTCAGCTTCACGTCACCGCGTCATGAGCACAAACGCCTTGTCGCCGAGTTGCGCAAGGAGAAAAAGATCGAGATCGCACTGCGCGAGGGGCGGCTGCGGGCCAGCCCGCACTTCTACAACACGGAAGATCAGGTCGCGCGTTTGGTGGAGGCGCTCCCCGCGCATTGACTGTCTCACGAGCACGCGGCATCAGTTCATCGGCTGAGAAAGACCAGCGTTCCCTCGGGAAGGTCGCGAACGGCAGCCTCGTCGATTGTCCAGGTTTCGCCGTTGTGCGTTGCGACTTTCACCAGCCGAGCCGCCGCCGATGGGAGCGGTGCGGTGACCACCGCAGGGGCTACCGGAAGTGTTGCCGGCTGAGAAGTCGACACCGGTGGCGGGGCGGGAGGAGCATCAGGAGCAGCACTGGGCAAAGCGCTGTTCGAAACGGCAGGCATCCCGCTCGCCGCGCCATCGGGGGGCTTCACTGCAAATGCCGATGTCGCGCTGGCGGTCCCGGCGGCCGTAGCAACCTTCCACTTGCCGGCATCGTCTTTTAGAAGCATCGCTGTTCCGACGAATGGCGGTTTGAGTCCGGAGAATAGGCTTGCCCGCCTTTCGGCGACCAGCTTTCTTGCCACGTCGCCGCGGGGAATCTTGCCGATGATGGACTTGAGGCTGTCCATGGTGACGGCCGGCACCGGATTCGTCTGGTCGTACCAGACAATGTTGTCGAGGCGCTGCCGTTCGAGGTCGGCAATCGCCCGGTCGTAGAGATCTCCGATCGCCCATCCGTCCACGCGTGAGGTGGCGCGAAGCAGATCTCGCAGAAGGATCGCCCGCACGACAGGGTCGATCGCAGTGTTAGCGATCAGCTTATCCACCTGATCAATTCCCCAGGTGTCCCAGCTACGGTCGTCCACCGTCTTCATCTGCTCTGCCATTTCACGCACGAACAAGGCGTGAGGCAGCAGCACAGGCTTCTCGCTGACGAGATTCTTCGGCGCCAGGAGCGTAACGGTCTTCTTCCTCGCCAGGTTCTGCGGATCGATCGAGTCGAAGATACATCTTACGCGCGTGCCCACGCCCTGCCGCTGCACCGCCGGATCGCCGAGCACGTAGTAGCGGGACTTGTCGTTGACCTCGAGGTAACTCAGCTCCGACATCAACGGCGACGTCAGGATATCGCCCATTTCCGTCTGCCACGCGTTGGGAATGGACATCGCGGCAGCGGCCTGCTGCAGGTAGTCGATGTACCCTGCCGCGCTCTGTGGTAACGGAGATTGCGGATTGTCGCCGATGAACTGCCGCAGGGTGTCCAACCGCTGCCGGGCGACCTTTTCGTTCGGCGGTGCGGGTGCGGCGGCGAAGGGCGTCATCAATGCGGAATACCGGTCGACCGACTCATAAAGGTCGAGCGTCGCTGCGGCCTTCGTGAAGTCGGGGCTCACTGACGATTGTGGGAAACGCGATGCAAACTGCTGCAGTGCCTGCCGCGCGGCGGCCACCGACCCGGCGGACTCGTGAATCGCAAGTCGGGCATCATGTTCGTCGCGGGCGCGGCGGATGGCGTCGCGGATGGCGGCAAGGCGCGGACCGACGGCATCGGCGGCGGCCTTTGCCGCATCGCCGCCCCGGTCGAGTTGCGGGATGATAACGCTCAGGTCCTTCTCGGCGGCGGCGAGTGCAGCCTCGGCTGTGGCGATGTCACTGGCGCGCGGGGCGACGACCAGTACCCCAGCCTTCTTCGACGCCGCGTCGATCTGCGCGACCAGCCACGAGGCGTATCGGGCTCGCAGTGACTCACGCTCCTTCTGCAACCGTTCGGCAGCGGCGGCGACCTGATTCCTGGGGTCCATCCGCTTGGCATCCTGCGGCTTGCCCCAGCTTCCCAATGCCTCGTCGGCCGACAGCGATGCCGTCCACCAGTCGTCGGGGCTTCCGTCGGCCAACGCCTTCGTCGCCTTGTCGGATGCAGCCGCGAAGATCGTCGTCATTCCCTTGACCCAGTCGCGATCGCGTTCGACTTGCTCGGCCAGAACCGTGGCCGATTTCTTGGCCGCCGCCACCTGCGGGTCATTGCTGGCACCGGGTGCGAGTGATTCCTGCTCCGAGACCAGCTGCTTCGCCAGATCGACGTTCCTGTCGGCGACTGCCTTCTCGATGCGGCGAGCCCATTCCCGGGCGATTCCCTGTTGGGTCTGCCAGTAGAACACCCCGAACGCGAGTGCCAGAAGGGCCGCAATGCCGGCGACGATCGCGATGTTGCGAAAGCGTGCCGCCTTCGCACGCGCCTTGAGCCGGGCGTCGTAGCGTGCCTGCAATTCTGGCGGAACAGGCTTGGTTCCCAACGCCACGATGGCGTTGTAGGCGACCGCCAGATCACGGTCTTTCGCTTCGGCGTTCAAGGCATCGGCCAGCGCGTCGCAGGCGTCGGTGTGGGCTTTTCGGCGAGCGAGCGACTGATTCTGCTGTTGCACCCATGCGGCGGCGGCGCGGATATCGGCGGCGGCGTCGTCATTCAACGAAGCAACCCCCAGAGTCGCCGACTGGTCCTTGAGCTGCTCGAGCAACGCCGAGCAATCCGGCAGCGATTTGGCGGCATATGCCGACCGCAGCTTGCTCAGCAGCTCAGTCACCTGCGACGTTGCCTCGGCTTGCTGGGCCCGGGTGTCGATCTCGCGCGCCATCGACGCCAGATCCGGTGGAACGGTTTCGTACCACGGCACCTGCAGGACCTCGGCAGCAAGCGATTTGAATGCGGGTACGTCGCGTTCCTTCGCGGCGACGGCAAAGCCCACGCGCAGTTCCTTGAATCGGGCGGCCTCGAACGTGCGGATGTCCTTCTCCCAGAAGGGGCCGGGATCAGCCGCGGCCAGTTGCCGCATCACATCCAGTCGATCTGCGAGCGGGCCCTTTGCCAGCGCCAATCGCCGATGGGTCGCGTAAAGCTGTTGGAGGGGCTGGTCCTGGCCGTAGGCATCGTTGAGCTGCGCCGCCCGGTCCATCTGTAACGGCGGCGGAACGGGCATGTCGTTCCGCTGGCACATCTCGACCCACCCCTCGGCATCGGGCAGATCAAGCGCCGCGACGAGGTCCAGCAGATTCGGGGGAGCCTCCGCGGCGTGGACCGCCTCGGCGCGAAGGCCGCGCTGCAGCAGCATGGCGCACTGCCGAAGACGGTCGTTCGCCGTGGCGCATAGTGACGCATAGGCCGCCGCGGCTTCGCGGACTTCATCGCTGACGACTTGGACCCCCGATGCACGGAAGTCGCGAAGGAACTCGATGGTTCGTTGATGGTCGCTCATGATTCGTGCGGACGGGAGAAGGACTAGTGAGAGCTCAGCCGCAGTGTCGCCACACGGAGTCTACCCGGCAATTCGACGATGATCTGTACATCCTGGAACTGCTCGAAGGCGCGGAAGGTTTCGGCTGCCGCCCGCCGGGCCATTTCCGCCGGCTCTCGCTTGTCCGTGGCGGCGGCGACTTCAGCGTCCCACAAGTTCCTGGCTTCTTCGATTCTTGCCTTTTCGCCCTTGATTCGCTCTCGCAGTGCCGGCCGGTTTGTAAATCGGTTAGCCAGTTCGGTATCGGTCAGCTTGAGCTGCGCGACCGCTTCGGCAAGACGTGCCTGCATCGGATCGATCGCCGCCTTCTGCGCTTCCTTCAAACGGGCGATCTCATGATCGGCCTTGGCGAGTGCCGCCTCGGCGACAGAGACGGCTTTCCTTGCCCCGGCGGTCTGGATGGCAAAGTCGCTGCGGAGGGCACCCCACCTAGGTCCGACGCGGACTGCGAATTTGGCGGTCTCGCCGCCCAGGCTGTTGGGTCGCTCAAAAAGAAGCACGCCCACATCGGTCTCTCCGGCGACTGCGGCCCGGGTTGCGGGGCCGGCGGCCCAAGCGAACGTCCACTGGTCGGGCAGGTCGCTATCGGGCTGGCAGATGGCATCCGGCAACGTGGACAACGTCAGCGGCGTTGTCGATGCCGTCAGGTTTACGTCGATCGGCGTCGGCTGCTTGAATCGGATGGCCTGTGGCCGGCGGTTGGCTGCGTCGGCGATCGTCAGTTCCGTGTTGTGCAGCAGTACGCGTACCAGCGAGATCACCTCCGGCCGATTGAGCAATGCCTTCATCCGCCAGGCGATCTCCAGTGTTCCGCCGGCCTGGGAGGTCTCCAGTGAGATGGTTGCGACATCGAGCGGAACGGACTTATTGGCGTCATCGCGCCAGACGAGCTGATACCGGAATCCTCCTGAGGCATCGGCCGTCAGCACGCCGGCAAGGTCCTTCTGTCGGTACGTGTAAGAGCTGCCGCCCCCGGGAAACGCGATTCTGAACGCCGCGATCGCGGGCAGGTTGTCGAACTGGGCCGCGGGGATCGAGAACGCCTGCGCCGGCGCTTTGAG is part of the Humisphaera borealis genome and encodes:
- a CDS encoding peptidase MA family metallohydrolase → MPTLRNSRLVRSALLAAVGGVVVCPRPLPAHDFVRESAPVRWVEQAMTEDLPPLKYPAYFDDFDKAKAQVHSGRYKTALLTLRRIANPKPEQLVIIALCKGKALAVTGRTEDAIKALTETTKVPFGKEQIELSAHPRVQLLHAEILAEAGRADDAIKVLRSHLKQYPDSWGGHYWAGEVSERLGDTESAKTFYAWFVDAPGEFWAKWTAKQSIPEFDDAEKVTWLGRSVDRWATLNEKYRNNKELPRQILNTFVKAKEIDADWWPAHVAAAEYFAERDDKKQAMGELGLALNANPQDVRALRLAGQISLAMFDFNRCDAAISALRKFDPDSVTADLLEGRNLMHQRLPKDAETPIQRVISAQPRNMEALGLLAATYALQLEEDKAEQILAQVDAVDVGNNNASAYLEVAEQLSAMRQYPRAAAKYKVAIARAPWWTAAWNGLGLLYTQSGDEAEAHAVIKSARELDPFNLETTNYLKLLNDMDSYKRIESEHFVLIFDETKDPILGEYLPQYLESIHADVAGEYKCAPPVKTFIEIFPSHAAFSVRTTGSPWIGTVGASTGRVIALVSPRKGGSNMEPFNWAQVLRHEYTHTVTLAATDNRIQHWMTEGLAVLEERTPMRWEWVPMLNKAVRDRELFTMENLTWGFVRPKKPTDRALAYAQSYWVCKYVQDTYGHGAILKMLEMFKNAGRMEDVFPAVTGKPLDDFYKDFLVWCDQQVEGWGYDEETSKKYDSVREQAEAMMKTDPKAAIPLWEKVLFLRPVDALPHTRLAGLYLFTKQYDRAIAHLEILHKVEIKDNRYAKQIARIYGRQEKWAEAAKYGLQAIYIDPYDLTAHQLLKEACEKSGDKAGAERENRVIPVLEKWLAAKQPGAAAESPKKE
- a CDS encoding DUF488 family protein, N3 subclade, with protein sequence MIKVKHLMDALEPDDGQRLWVEAVGLARDLREWCKVDHVLSHLGPSANLTDWFEKHPDGYDYFRTRYHEALAKSPYKVALQHLAKAAIDENFTLLHTGDDPSQNAASALHEFLSELRAWSPKQEG
- a CDS encoding aldo/keto reductase, whose product is MDLRQLGNSNVSVSPVTFGAWAIGGWMWGGSEEQDSIAAIQASIDAGVTSIDTAAIYGQGHSEELVAKAIKGRRDKVQILTKCGMRWDDARGSDPWATLNNQGRAITVTRNSKADSIAHECEQSLRRLGVDVIDVYQIHWPDLTTPIDESIEAMYKLQKAGKVRAIGVSNYNLKQISTADSWLKEHGSVLASHQPPYSVINRGIEKEILAYCRQMNVGIVCYSPMERGLLTGKYGPDHKFPAGDHRNNYKAFKPDVRKSVAAALAQVKSIADRHKASFAQLIVNWTFSEPGITAALVGARNAEQAVHNAGAMAFRLSDVERQQIRAAFSPAAELMGGDGAPARPGAQT
- a CDS encoding DUF1361 domain-containing protein; protein product: MNSRSGKTYPSMGDRIHSATGFPVLYWLAVIGCSGLSMSLLAARLAATRQVGHLSLVWDLFLAWLPVAPALGIYHLCRRPRINRLLLILLAGVWLLFFPNAPYLITEMIHLSPQYGPSPEILPAWLDKLLPAMAPQSSPEWFDFLLLSSIVVNGLLTAFTAMRLVERSIARRGGRLMSLALAGWIFLLASFGVALGRYARLNSWEVFTQPIETFEKIFQWMQVPRVGVFTLVFGALLAMFYIAAVHGGRREPDPQAGRGFER
- a CDS encoding glycine zipper domain-containing protein, with translation MTTLTDISSTAAKPASEEGAVCHTRQAVADISSAVKADAQELRYLAEDYVIEHPLRVVGLGIGLGFLLGVIWTR
- a CDS encoding aminotransferase class V-fold PLP-dependent enzyme yields the protein MFGEIRQLIGNSEAFPVLKNWTFFNHAGVCPLPAAAADAFRKYAGQAEERAYLFTGWYQDIEKLRHIAAELIGAHRDEIAFIKNTSEGLSIVANGIDWQWGDRIVTTAVEYPANVYPWMEQVRNRGVKLVTVPEIDDENGRRCVPVDRILQEAADERTRIVSLSHVEYASGQRHDLTKIGEFCRANNKLFCVDAIQTVGALPVDVKAMKIDYLSADGHKWMLGPEGAGIFYCRKELIERTRPIMVGWMNVVDAQNYGDINYTLRSDAQRFECGTYNVPGLLSLKAALELIQTARLGHVAQRIRELTDLMIEMLSKKGYQIVSPRDKWQWSGIVSFTSPRHEHKRLVAELRKEKKIEIALREGRLRASPHFYNTEDQVARLVEALPAH